The window GGTGCCGGACCCCGAACGCTTCGGCGTGGTGGAGTTCGACGGCGAGGGGGCGGGCGCGAAGATCAAGGCGATCGTCGAGAAGCCGAAGAAGCCGCCGAGCTCCATGGCGGTCACCGGGTTCTACTTCTACGACCGCGACGTCTTCAAGGTGTGCGGCGAGCTGAAGCCCAGCGCGCGGGGCGAACTCGAGATCACCGACGTGAATAACTACTACCTGCAGCGCGGCGACCTCACGCACGAGGTGCTCGACGGGTGGTGGACGGACGCCGGCACCATCGAGAGCCTGTTCCGGGCCTCGCGGATGGTGTCCGAGAGCGGCGCGAACCATCTCGAGCTCCCCGTCGCGGCGGGCTCGACGGGCTGACGCCGGTGGGGGAGGACGTTCGTGAAGCCCGAGAACATCAGAAAGTTCGGCACGGATTCCCTCGCGGCGGCGTGGGAGCACGCGAAGGCCGCGGTCGAGCCGGCGGTCGTCCCGGTGTCGTACTACGCCGATGATCGCGGCTACTCGATCATGAACCAGATGCAGGGCGTGATGCGCCCCGAAGGCCAGATCAACTTCAGCGTGCAGTACCCGGGCGTGATCAAGGCCTGGCACCACCACACGCTGCAGACGGATTTCTGGCTCTGCCTGCACGGGCACCTAAAGGTCGGCGTCTACCGTGCGTCGGATCGGCGCGCGTGGATGGCCATCATCGGCGAGAAGAACCCGTGCGTCGTCATCATCCCGCCGCCCCTGTGGCACGGGGCGGCGACCGTCGGGCACGAGCCGGCCGGGCTGCTGTACTACGTCAGCGCGGCGTACAACCCGGCCCAGCCGGACGAGCACCGGATGGCGCACGACGCGGTCGACGGCTTCCCGTGGGGCGTGAGGCACGGATGACCACCCAGCAGCCAGTCGAGGCGGAGCGCACGGGCCTTCCCGCGGCGCGGGGCGGGGTCGGCGCGGGGCTGCGCGGGCCGGTCGCCATCGTCGGCGCGTCGGGCATGCTCGGGCGGGCGTTCGCCGGGGCGCTCGCGCGGGGCGGCGTGGCGGCGCGCGGGTTCGCACGCGCCGAGGTCGACATCGTTCGCGCCGAGTCTCTGCACGCGCTCGGTGAGTATCCCACGGTCATCAACTGCGCCGCGTGGACGGACGTGGACGGCGCCGAGGCGAACGAGTCGGCGGCGACGGCGGTGAACGCCGAGGGCGTCCGCCTGCTCGCGGAGGCGTGCCGCGCGCACGGGTCCACGCTCGTGCACTTCGGGACGGACTACGTGTTCGCCGGCCGGGCTGATCGTCCGTACCCGCTCGACGCGCCGCGCGCGCCGATCAACGCGTACGGGCGGTCGAAGGCCGCGGGCGAGGCGGTGCTGCGCGAGCAAGTCGAGCGCGGCCTGCGGGTGCTGTACGTGCGGACGAGCTGGCTGTACGCGCCGTGGGGCAAGAACTTCGTGCGCACGATCGCGGCGGCGTCGCGCGTGCGGCCCACGCTGCGCGTCGTGAACGATCAGCGCGGCAGGCCGACGAGCGCCGAGCACCTGGCGACGGCGACGCTCGCGCTGCTGGCGGCACGGGCCGAGGGGCTGACGCACGTGACCGACGCGGGCGAGTGCACGTGGTATGACCTCGCGACCGAGATCGTGTCGATACTCGGTGCGCCGTGCCGGGTGGAGGCGTGCACGTCGGCGGAGTTTCCCAGGCCCGCGCGACGCCCCGAGTACAGCGTGCTGGACCTGTGGAACGCGGAGCGCATCATCGGCGAGCGGGCGCACTGGCGCGCGACGCTGCGGG of the Planctomycetota bacterium genome contains:
- the rfbD gene encoding dTDP-4-dehydrorhamnose reductase codes for the protein MTTQQPVEAERTGLPAARGGVGAGLRGPVAIVGASGMLGRAFAGALARGGVAARGFARAEVDIVRAESLHALGEYPTVINCAAWTDVDGAEANESAATAVNAEGVRLLAEACRAHGSTLVHFGTDYVFAGRADRPYPLDAPRAPINAYGRSKAAGEAVLREQVERGLRVLYVRTSWLYAPWGKNFVRTIAAASRVRPTLRVVNDQRGRPTSAEHLATATLALLAARAEGLTHVTDAGECTWYDLATEIVSILGAPCRVEACTSAEFPRPARRPEYSVLDLWNAERIIGERAHWRATLRDVVGRLETERTHGA